Genomic window (Primulina eburnea isolate SZY01 chromosome 8, ASM2296580v1, whole genome shotgun sequence):
aaattgtttaaatattttattatttgaagTTGAGCATCCTTTAAAGTTAACATCGACAAACCAAGCATGAATATTAGTCAAAAAAGGATGAGGATAGAGGAAAATTATGCAGTAAAAATATGAAAACTGGGTATCCAAAAGCATTATTTTAGTAATCACATGTTTGAACTTACATGCACTCTGTACATAAGATAAGTTTAACAAGccgataaaaataaaacaatagtaataaaaaaatcacaatcccttaaagattaaaaagaatagtaatatatataatcTCCTATCAAACACCAAAAACCCTTGAGAAAACTTGCACAGGTACCAAACCTAGtccaagcaaaaaaaaaaatcataggcGGGTTCGAATCACACCATTTGTCCAAGAAACCAAGCACTTGATTTCATAGCTTCAGTCTCCAGAAATTCTTGAAGATATGATAGCTATCATGTAATTAGTAACCCGtcgaaatattattatttttcatcatCGTAGTAGCATACAGTATAGCAGTTTAGGAAACATTTGTTTTAGGCGTATGGTCGATTTAGCTCCAAAGCTTCTTGATAGATCAACTCTTTGATCTGCTCTTCTGTCAAGGGTTGCTGCTCGAAATCGAAACAGAATGACTCAGGGCATACTGGTTCGTCTGATATATCGTGTAATCTTGCAAAGTAAGGATGTTCCAAAGCTTCTTCAACTGCGCAGAAATATCATAAAAAAAACGATCATTTCCTTTTGCTAAACAAGTTAATGCCATGAGTACATGTAGTATAACTGAATTAACAGATATACTGGAAACTTACTAATCAAACATGCAGAATAAATATGGAGAAAATTACCTGTAATTCTCTTAGTTGGGTTGATTGTCAACATTTTATCAACTAGATCAATGGCCAGGGGATTTACATGTGGAAAAACTTTTGCAAGATTCTGACGAGGATGTTGTGGAAGTTGCCGTATGTATCTCCTCACGTCCTCATTTCTGTTGAAATCCAGATCGGAGTCGGTGGGCGTACCAAGAAGCTGTAACAGATTTGAATATCATTAATTGTCCCACTAGCTAAGGTAAAAGACCaagtactttttttttaaagtccCTTTTCTAAATTTATTTATGCAAATAAACAGTGTGACTCGAAACTGATTAGACCACTGTGTCACGTAGACTTAGATTTAGTAGTATGGAACAGCGCTGGCCGTCAGGCAGATAGTTACGACATAAACTGAAATTTTCTAAACTTTGAAACAATTCAAATGTCATATTTCGATCACTGTCACATAAACCATTGCAGGAGAAACTAATGATATCTAATAGGTTGCACAGGGCAAgaccaaaataaaaattaatcaccAAAGCAACAGGCAGCAAATGAATAAGTATTTAGAGCGCAATCCATAGTTTAAATTCTTTACTTCTAGCTTCACATCATACCTCTGTCAATAACTTCAGTTGATGCACATGATCATTCCCAGCAAACAAAGGCTTTCGATTCATCATTTCCATGAAAATGCAGCCAACAGACCACACGTCTATTGCAGCGGTATATTCAGAAGAATTCAACAACAGTTCTGGTGCCCTGTACCATCTAGTCACCACATATTCAGTCATGAACTCATTTTCAATGTTAAGCCGTGCAAGGCCGAAATCGCATATCTTTAGATCACAATTAGCATTCAGAAGCAGGTTGCTCGGTTTCAAGTCCCGATGGATCACGTTAGCCGAATGTATGTACTTTAATCCTCGGAGGATCTGATACATGAAGTACTGAAAATAGGCCAAAATGTAACGTTTATGTTTAGAATTAGTTCGTATTCTTGATATTTAAATGTTCAACAAAGAAAATTTGAATGTATCAATTGTTACCTGGCTGTGTTCCTCTGATAAGCTCTGGTTCGACCGAATTATTTGGTGAAGATCGGTGTCCATTAGCTCGGAGGCAATGTATACATCGGAAAATTCTCTTCTTGATGGAGGTGGAACTACATCTCTAATAGCCATGACCTGTGATAAAATTTCTTTAGTGTCCTGAGATAACTGAATCTCTGCTGGTACAGAGTAAGTTTTTATAACATATACTTGAATTCGATATTAAAG
Coding sequences:
- the LOC140839959 gene encoding mitogen-activated protein kinase 3-like, with translation MADLGAAGGQYPDFPAVATHGGKYIQYDIFGNKFEITNKYRPPIMPIGRGAYGIVCSVRNIETNEMVAIKKIANAFDNYMDAKRTLREIKLLRHLDHENVMAIRDVVPPPSRREFSDVYIASELMDTDLHQIIRSNQSLSEEHSQYFMYQILRGLKYIHSANVIHRDLKPSNLLLNANCDLKICDFGLARLNIENEFMTEYVVTRWYRAPELLLNSSEYTAAIDVWSVGCIFMEMMNRKPLFAGNDHVHQLKLLTELLGTPTDSDLDFNRNEDVRRYIRQLPQHPRQNLAKVFPHVNPLAIDLVDKMLTINPTKRITVEEALEHPYFARLHDISDEPVCPESFCFDFEQQPLTEEQIKELIYQEALELNRPYA